CACTGCGTAGTCCAGTGCCTGCAGGGAAAAGTCACTCATGTCCACGGGGGCGAGAATGCGCTTGAAATCTACCATGGGGTCCTCCAGTTACAGTATTCTTTCAGTATCACAGCGGGTATGCCCTCAGGAGAGTTCGCCGTTTCTCACGGCGTGCCCCTTGCCCGCATGCAGTTTGCCCTGGGCGTAGGCCAGCACGGAAGGAGCGTCCACTCCCGTGCTGCCCCGGGCGATGGTCATGCGGAAGAAGACCTGAAACTTCTTGCCATCTGCCTCCAGGGCCTCATCGGAAAGCTGTTCCGCAACGCCATCCATATACTGTTGGGCCTCTACGGTGGAGTATTCGGTGGGAATAAGCACACCGAAGTGCCCCGGAGTAAAGGCGGCGACGATCATGCCCGGCCCGGCAATACGCTCCAGGCAGGAGGCCACTTTGCGCAGCAGTTTTTCAATGGTGGCAAAGCCAAACTTGTTCATGAGCTTATCCACCCGCTCCAGCTCAATATAGACAATGTAGGCCTCGCCGGCCTTTTTGACAATACTGTCGTAGGTCTGCACGAAAAAGCGCTCGTTGTAGAGCCTGGTCAGGGGGTCTATCTCGCTGAACTTGTGGCGCAGAATCATGCATTCGCGGGTAATGGCCAGGTAATTGACCAGCAGCTGAAAAATCGCCTGGTCATTGGCGGCAAAGAACTCCTCGCGCTCGCTGAGCAGGGCGATAACCGCCACCACATTTCCCTCGCTGATGATGGGATAGCCCAGAAAAGAGCGGAATTGGAAGGGTTCATTGAAGGAGTAGGCGCAGGTGTTGCCGCCATCCTTGCGCACATTTCCCAGGATAAGCGGCTTTTTGTTATAGCAGATCCAGCCCATGAGGCCCGTGCCAAAGTCCGCCGCCGGGCGCTCGGAGCTGCGAAAGGTCTGCCCGGTGACAAACTGGATGCGGTACTTCTTCTGGGTCGGATCCACCGTAGCCATCAGGCCTGTATCCACATGCAGGCGCGCGCACAGAAGTTTCACCATCTGACAGAGGATGATATTGAACTCGTAGCCTTCCTGGATGATGCGGTTGAAGCCATGCACGATATCCAGGTAACCGGCCTTCTCCTCGTAGTATTTGTAGTGCTGATAGGTGTTGAGGATCGTCTTGATCTGCAGGGAGAACATGCTGAGGATCTTCTTGTCGCGGTCATTGAAACCAAACTGGCGCTTGGTATCGACCACCAGAATACCCTGCCCCTCGATGGGAACCCCGATGAAGGACTTGATGTCCTCGTCCTTGGCGTAGTAGGGAAAATTGTGGATCTCCCGCTCGGTGCGGGAGACGTCGTAGACCTTACCGTGCTTGTAGATAACCCCGAGCAGGGAGTTCTCCAGGGGGACACTGAAGTCCTCGACGATATTGCGACTCAAGGTCTGGCAGGCCACCAGCTTCAGGCTGGTGTGGGAAGAGTTCAGAATGAAAAACGCGGCAGTGAATGCGTCGGTCACCGAGGCCACCAGTTGCATCAGATTCTGCAGATCCCTGTTGATATCCATACTCTATCCTTTGGCGGGGGCGTATTGGGTGTGCTGCTCCACATGGGCCAGGTCAACGCCGACAATCTTGCTGACTCCCGGCTCCTGCATGGTAATGCCGTAGAGGCGGTCGGCCGACTCCATGGTGCGCTGGTTGTGGGTGATGATGATAAACTGGGTATCCTGGGCCAGCTCTTTGATCATGGAGCTGAAGCGTACCACGTTTGAGTCGTCCAGGGGAGCGTCCACTTCATCCATGAAGCAAAAAGGGCTCGGTTTGACCAGGAAAATGGCGAAAATCAACGCCGCTGCGGTCAGGGTCTTCTGGCCCCCGCTGAGCAGGTTGAGGGTCTTGGGACGGGCACCGGGAGGCTCGGCGATGATTTCCAGCCCCGCTTCCAGGGGGTCGGAGTCCGTAAGCTTCAGGTAGGCCGTGCCCCCCTGAAAGAGACGGGGGAAGACCAGCTGGAACTTCTCGTTGACCTGATTGAAGGTCTCCATGAAGCGCGTCTTGGTGGTCTGGTCTATCTTGTCAATACCGGCGCGGATGGAATCCACACTCTTCTGCAGGTCTTCCTGCTGCTGGCTGAGAAACTCATAGCGCTCCCGTACCTCTTCATAGGTATCTATGGCTTCCATATTCACACTGCCAAGGGCGCTGAGGGAAGCCCGCAACATCTTGAGCTGATCCAGGACTTCCTGTTCATCCATGAGCAGCGCTGAGCCTGAAGGATTTTTCAGGCTGGCCAGTTCGATATTTTTCTCATCGGCCTGCCTGGTCACGTTTTCCATGGTCAGCTTATTCTTTTCGATGACCAGGTAGAGGTTTTTTTCCTTTTCTTCCAGCTTTTCAATGGAATCGCGGTAGCTGGCCAGCCTGTCCTTGAACTGCCGAGCCTCGCCGCCCATCTCATCGAGCTCGCGGCTGGTGCGGGCAATAATCTCCTCGTTTTCAATGGCCTGGGTGTCAATCTCCTCCAGGCGCTTCTCAATACTCTGCAGTTCGGTCTTCGAGGTGCTCTCACGCTGGCGGTGTTCCTCCAGGCGCTGCAGCATATCCTGGCTGCGCTGTTTCACCTCCGCCAGTTTCCGGTGCTTTTCCTCCAGCACATTGCGGTCGGACTGCAGTACCTCTTCGGCCCGCGCCAGGCGCACCCGTTCCTCACCCAGGGCAGCCTGGTCATCTTCCAGCTGCGGTTCCAGGTGCTCAATACTGTGGGTCAGGTCTTCAATTTCCTCTTCCAGATCCTGCTTGCGGTTACCATGCTCCTTGAGCTCCTCGTTCAGCGACTGGATCTGCTGACGCGACTCTTCCTGGCGCTGCTCTATGCGCTGGCGCTCGCGATTCATCAGTTCCAGGTGCTTCTCCACCCGGGAGATAATGGCCTTCTGCTCCTGTATGGCGGCGGCTTTGGCTTCCACCAGTGGAGCCAGGCGCGCGCACTCGGCCTGCTGTTCCTGCACAGCGGCAAAGACCTGCTGCATCTGCTCCTGGGAGAGATCCAGCCGACGGGTCAGGTCATCCTCCTGCTTCAGCAGCGCCTGCTCCTGCTCCTCCAGGTGCGCGATATTGTCCAGCACGTCCAGGGCCTGGGCAGCGGAGAGGTCGGCACTGCCAATGCAGCAGCTGTCGCGGTACACGGTGCCACTGGCGTCGGCAAAAATCTGCCCCGGATAACGGCGGCAAAGCTCAGACGCCTGCTCTGCGTAGTAGAGATTGCCGGGCAGAGCGATGTGGTGTCCCGGTGCGGCCTGGCAAAGCTGCGCCACCGGCACGGCCCCCTCAATGGGACTTGCTGGCTGCTGCCGGGTGAGAATCTGAGGAGTGGTTCCGTCAAACTTCTCCACCAGGTACCCCAGGGCCAGAGTGCCCAGCAGGCTCAGGACGGGAACGCGAAAAGCGGGATCGGGAATGTGCAGCGCCTCAATCATGCGCTCCTGAAAATCTGCCGGCGGGTTGGCCTGCAGGGACTGCAGAATTTTGCGGGCACTCTCGATCTGATAGGCGACTTCATACTTTCTGCCGCGCACCTCGCCAAGCTCCTTGCGCAGGCCATCCATGGTGCTCTCCAGCTCCTGCTTGCGCTCCTGGGCTTCCTGCAGGCGCTGACGCGCCACTTCCTGCCGCGCCACCAGAGCGTCGTACTCGCCATGCACCACACTGTGCTGATGCTGGGCAGTGCCCAGTTCCTGCTCCAGCTCCTGCTGATCACGACGGCAGTTCTCCAGCTCCTGCTGAGCCTCCTTGATATTGTTTTCCATATCGATGAGGCGATTGCGGCAGTTGGTGATGCGGGTCAGGGTTTCAAAGGAGTCCTGACGGGCCAGTTCCAGCTCTTCTTTATAGCTCTCGATTTTTTCCTTTTTGCGCTGCAGGGCCTCCGAGGCCTCGGCGATGGTTGCCCTGAGCTGCTCCATGCGGTTGGTGGCACTGTCGATGCGGGAGCTGAAGTGACGGACTTCGTCCTGCAGGGCGTCCTGCAGGCGTGAAAGCTCGGTGAGCTCCCCCGCTTCGCGGGAAGAAAAGTCCTCAAACTGGCGCATGGACTCCTGAATCGACTGCTGCTTCTGCTCCAGCAGGGCTTTTTCCTGCAGAAAGCTCTCCCGCTGGCGAGTGTGATAGGTCAGCTTGGCTTCCATCTGGGCGATATGCTGATGCTCACGCTGCAGCTGCTCCTGCAGCTCAGCCATATGCTTCTTCTGTTCCTCCAGCTGCTCCTGAACATGACGGGACT
This portion of the Desulfurispirillum indicum S5 genome encodes:
- a CDS encoding sensor domain-containing diguanylate cyclase, with the protein product MDINRDLQNLMQLVASVTDAFTAAFFILNSSHTSLKLVACQTLSRNIVEDFSVPLENSLLGVIYKHGKVYDVSRTEREIHNFPYYAKDEDIKSFIGVPIEGQGILVVDTKRQFGFNDRDKKILSMFSLQIKTILNTYQHYKYYEEKAGYLDIVHGFNRIIQEGYEFNIILCQMVKLLCARLHVDTGLMATVDPTQKKYRIQFVTGQTFRSSERPAADFGTGLMGWICYNKKPLILGNVRKDGGNTCAYSFNEPFQFRSFLGYPIISEGNVVAVIALLSEREEFFAANDQAIFQLLVNYLAITRECMILRHKFSEIDPLTRLYNERFFVQTYDSIVKKAGEAYIVYIELERVDKLMNKFGFATIEKLLRKVASCLERIAGPGMIVAAFTPGHFGVLIPTEYSTVEAQQYMDGVAEQLSDEALEADGKKFQVFFRMTIARGSTGVDAPSVLAYAQGKLHAGKGHAVRNGELS
- a CDS encoding AAA family ATPase; this encodes MKFKRLEISGFKSFSERSVLDFRDGITAIVGPNGCGKSNISDAIRWVMGEQRAKDLRGASMADVIFAGTQRRSPAQMAEVKLKLESDSFPYPYSEFHEVEVIRRLTMNGVSEYRINGAASRLKDVRGLFMDSGVGTRAMSIIEQGKIHQIVTSRPEDRRGVIEEAAGINKFKESKKEALAKLEDVNNNLLRVQDVTQEVEKQYHYLKKQAAKALQHRELTSRIYELEVQVLSKQYFEASNLLTEALEQSRHVQEQLEEQKKHMAELQEQLQREHQHIAQMEAKLTYHTRQRESFLQEKALLEQKQQSIQESMRQFEDFSSREAGELTELSRLQDALQDEVRHFSSRIDSATNRMEQLRATIAEASEALQRKKEKIESYKEELELARQDSFETLTRITNCRNRLIDMENNIKEAQQELENCRRDQQELEQELGTAQHQHSVVHGEYDALVARQEVARQRLQEAQERKQELESTMDGLRKELGEVRGRKYEVAYQIESARKILQSLQANPPADFQERMIEALHIPDPAFRVPVLSLLGTLALGYLVEKFDGTTPQILTRQQPASPIEGAVPVAQLCQAAPGHHIALPGNLYYAEQASELCRRYPGQIFADASGTVYRDSCCIGSADLSAAQALDVLDNIAHLEEQEQALLKQEDDLTRRLDLSQEQMQQVFAAVQEQQAECARLAPLVEAKAAAIQEQKAIISRVEKHLELMNRERQRIEQRQEESRQQIQSLNEELKEHGNRKQDLEEEIEDLTHSIEHLEPQLEDDQAALGEERVRLARAEEVLQSDRNVLEEKHRKLAEVKQRSQDMLQRLEEHRQRESTSKTELQSIEKRLEEIDTQAIENEEIIARTSRELDEMGGEARQFKDRLASYRDSIEKLEEKEKNLYLVIEKNKLTMENVTRQADEKNIELASLKNPSGSALLMDEQEVLDQLKMLRASLSALGSVNMEAIDTYEEVRERYEFLSQQQEDLQKSVDSIRAGIDKIDQTTKTRFMETFNQVNEKFQLVFPRLFQGGTAYLKLTDSDPLEAGLEIIAEPPGARPKTLNLLSGGQKTLTAAALIFAIFLVKPSPFCFMDEVDAPLDDSNVVRFSSMIKELAQDTQFIIITHNQRTMESADRLYGITMQEPGVSKIVGVDLAHVEQHTQYAPAKG